Genomic window (Pieris rapae chromosome 4, ilPieRapa1.1, whole genome shotgun sequence):
GCCGTGCGTTGAAGAGATCAAGAAATCTTTTGGGATTTTAAATCCTTTTCTGAGAATTTTTTCGTTAAATTGTGACgtttttaaacacaaaaagtATACAGTGTTATCGTTTGTAAGATTCATATTACCGGCTCTTATTCTTGGGTCCATTGATGCTTCGACATTATATTTcaagattttatatacatataacgaTGTGGTGGTCTCTATTAGATACACAGATGCAGTACaagtaatatttgatttttttcaatatatcgTTGATTTGTACATTGTATATAGATGCAGCAATTCTTTAGaagaatattacaaaatatacgaGAAATTGGATGAGGTACTTGGAACGAAGTACTGTGGAGTTTTGTACTGCAAGGTGTGGAAGATTGTTGTCATTTACGGCTTTATATGGACGATCAGCTGTGCCGGCGATTATTGGGCTTGGCTCGATTCATCCGGTTGGAAAACAGCGTCGGCATTTTCAATATCCTACATTTTTGTcctgataaaaattataactagtCTAGATATGACGGTGCATCTAATGCATATAGATTCTCGTCTCCGTGCTATTGGCGACGCAGCAGACTCTCttcgtaaaaaaatgaaatgttcATATCGGGAAAGAATTGGTAAAGACGCGTctcctataaaaataatttcagctGGAACTACGAATTGTAATGTTGAGGGAGTAAAATGCTTAGGTAGGTGCTACGTTTGGGTAATTGAACTAGCAGAGTTCGTCAATCAAGCATTCGGAACAAGGGTAGGTAtctattttttctaaatcaaATAAAGACATAAATGGTATTTATACGTAAGAAACAGATTCCATGGCGCATTTCATTTGCcgaaaatcatttttatgtcgtattaacattattgtaaagattagttttatatgtgtattgtgTAGGTATAGTCAAGATGGCGCCAATCTGATACGGATAAGACTCGTTATTAAGTACTTTTTAACCATTAtaaatacctacttaaaaATGAAGggtaatttaatatgattgatttatttcaaaacattattttatgttaatatacatttaaattaatttccagCTCCTTCTGAACACTCTCAGTGTATTGATTGATATTATAcgatttacaaatattgctgCCAGAATATTGCTTGGATCACAGGTTGGATATAAATAATCACAACACGACATACAAAACCTAACTGTTTAAAGACgctaaaatttatatacatttgaaaGTTAGTTTTTTACGCTTTCAgcttaaaaacatttagaatTAGTAATACAACAATTGTACCTTTTAACGAATTTTTATCCTTTAAAATCTTCTATTCGAAATATGAGGTTAAGGGGCACCTGTTACAAAAAGACGACCTAAATCTTTAaacataagataaaaataaattgaaaattgtatatccAGTGCatcaataataaacaaaaatgttctCTTATCAATTGGTTCGTAGCACCTACATAAAAATGCGACGGGTATCTTTCCGGTGGTGTCTACATTAATGAGGCTATTTACTTGCGTGGTTATGGTCGTCAGCCTTGCAAAACACTGTGAGCTGGTGTACGGGCAACGGGAGAgaattatcaatataatagaTCGCGCACTTGTCTTCAATGAGCCCAGTAAGTTTTCTATCTGATATGACGACTTCGTTGTTAGAAAAAAACGGCATCTGTCCCAATGTTTGACATCATCTACAAGGTTAAAACTTTAAGCAtgtaatctattaaaaatatgaaaatttaactcttagaattcttaaaaaataagttgttCCACCGAAGTTCTCAGACACACGTGCCATATGAACGATAAACGAACTTAATTTTTTCAGGTGATGATTTAAAATCAGCTTTAAACGAAATCCGTGTCCTCATACAATATAGACCAGTGGAATTCTGCATGTCCAACCTTGTTCGTATCGACTATTCACTATTGGGATCCATGGCTTCGATAGTCGTaacttatacaattatattattacaaaatgttaattaaaatatatgaaccgactattattattgtgcAGCTTTGTTATTCAAAACATccgttatataattttttcaataaaattaatatttaatataattaagtgtGAACACTATGATATAACGACGCACGACATACAAAATCTTTAAAGCTaagtttacataaaaattatttgacagATATGAACACGAATTATATACTTACACAAAGTTTCcacttaaaatcatttttatataatacagaaTTAAATGTGTTACGTTATCAGCTGATAGTAGAGGTCTGGTCCGACACGACTAAGGGGCCTTCAAGAAAACGGCTTACCATTCCCTAAACGCTAGCCCCCGGCGTTAAAGGTGTATAAGGTGTGTGtctaagatattattttattcaacccAAGCCGACTGCTGGCTTCCTGTCCcataaaaaaaccaaatacGATTTACGAttgtttaaatagaaaaaatatcgtaggctcaatttttttcttttacttacAAAAGGTTATGAAACAGACAAAGATACACTGTGgatggattattattaattaaattaatggaaGGGACTGGTGACATCGTTATTCTTAACTATAACAATATGCATGAGTTTGTGTATTAGAAACACTTAAGATAAAACTGCATAaccattattaataactatatatagtCCATCGGTCATGTCCTTTTATGTCCTACAGATACTCATTAACAGGGCTGCTAGATATACATTgcgtatatttttcttttcaatagGTCGTGATAATGATATCTTTTATCACTAGTGATTATAAAAACATCGGCATTTTTTGGACTGGCAAACAAAACGATGCCCATGAGCGGTTTTTAGCGGTAACGTCCTACGTATATGGAATCTGCGCGTTTTAGCGGAAGGCGTTTAATACTTATTCTAAATTGTTGGTAGAGTTTACAAATCTATTTCGGGatagtaaataatttgctCACTGTTTCTTGGTCAAAGTCAGAGTCCTGCTTTACGCACATGTGTTTTCGACTATTTTTATCCTATACCGCGTATATTGTACGTGTGTGATATCTTTGTTACatcaatacaatttgtatCTACAGATATGAAGCATTAATTTATCTTATGATACAAGTATATCAATATTGATAACTGGCCAGACTGCAAATGTGGTCGGTACGCGCGTCGTGCGAaacgaaattataaataattaaaaaatggcggaattaaaaaaaggaaggAATAGCTATAAAGTGAACGATTTGTCACAAGTGGAGTTTACGAAAAATGGAGAGAAAGGGTGagtaaatcaataaatgtcaatacttttataaatggTTAACGATTGCGACATGTCACACTGGATTCGTGAAGACTTTTACAATAACGATCTGTTGAAAACGTCCGTTAATTATTACTACAATGATTTCTCTAAACTAAACTTACGACACGAATTTAGTGGTCAGTAAAAAGCATTATTAATTCGGGTAATCGATTGCGATATCTACTTGAATGACACGCAATGATGCGAAAATTACGCTGtagatacaataaaatagtaattgattattttaaccaCGTACAATTGTTTACGTCAAGACTTTTCATGTACTTATGACAAGCTTTGAAGTTCAACTAAGTTTAGTACTATTCTGTTAGTTTATAACGAGTAGGCCCACAATGTGTCTGTGAAAGTGTTAGCAAAGCACAAAAATTGAGTTCTAGTAGAACACACAATAGTTTTACAGTTCCTTATAGTTTTTAGAAAGAGttctagatttttatataatacaacatttttatatattagagtTCTAGTTTAAGTccagaaaatatatgttttttaagtcGTAATATGCTCTGCCAGCTTCCCGATCACAGCAGAGCATTTCTTATCGATGTCGATAAATAAGGTCTCATTAGAACAACTAATTAAATTGCAACGGCAAAATTGCTAAATCCCTATCatttaaatgcaaaaataaaaaggtttaattgtaaaaaaaatcaaatataaattttaattagttgtaTAAGTACAAATTCAGAAATCTTTCTAAAAACAGTCAGCAACTATGGAGCTATTGTGTGTGCAACAAGAACTCTAATTGTTCGTGCTCTGCTACATCAAAGAAAGCCACAAATATCTATGACACATCTCTACAAGGCtactaaaattaatgattaaactaattgccttaattaaatgttaaattagtatttttgtcTAAGCAATCATTCTATTACAATTCATAAGCGAACAATCATTGGTCctactttatttctattaaagcGATGtcatgttaattataatatgtatatgaatcaGAAACGTTATCGTATAGATTTATCAGTTTAATCGTATCATTAAATTCTTTTtgtggtttattttttaaggattGCGTTAATTTTGTAGGACAGATTACTCTGATTGATTAGTAATTGACCATTTTTCCTTATGATAAtgatagttatatttatcataaggaaaaataataaactacaaTTCGGtcgcaaaataaaaaatacaaattatatgcGTGTTGATAATACGGATAAAGCTCCAATACGGATATAACTATAAGTTTGGGTATAAGCTAAGTAAAGGGTTTttcaacaaaaacataaattcttatattcaaacaaaacaataaattaaaagattatagttattcaaatgttattgcATTAAAGTTGTTGAAAGTAATGTTTGGCTAGTAGACActagctgtcattttcatacaaatttagttttcgacttcctacatacactactgttaagctGTCTTGACTAGACCCCCTGAATGTTTCacaaaaagtaaaactttgataaaataataatttattattaagatataattttcattcataattgCCAAACTAGACCCCCTGGTCTCCTGGGGGCCAGGTAGGGGCAGCGGACGAGAGAATCGAGCAAtccttttttatcaattaatttaattagttactaTGATATTGTACCACGTTAAAATCTTCTTTTGCTTTATACAACTCTTACTTTTCTCATCCTCTGTAGGCACCTTCTTCTAATGTCCCATGACAATCGGCTACCGACGACCTTgctaataaatacttaatcaaaaaatatatctcaCTATAACAGTgaacacataaataattgtagcAAAATTTGGTTGATTATAATACGAGTAACGTTATTATAAGTgattcttaattatataatttaatatattagtatagtagatataattgtatataatagaaatttgtggaaccagttgcCCATTGAAGTTTACTTAGGgttacttagggtccttcaagaaaagagcatacaaattcttaaaggccggcaacgaactcgcgagccctctagcatcgagagtgtccatgggcggcggtatcacttaacatcaggtgagcctccggcccgtttgccccgtttgtttgtttgttctataaaaaaaaaggaatcaAACCCGCGATACAAAATCGAAGTCTTGAGAACGctcattttgaaatatttttcttttcgaaCAGTGAAACTGAATCAGAGCCTCCTGTACCTGAAGTTCCCGGAATCTCATTTATTACCCTTGtaagtataaaaaagattttttatcgtATCTAGCAATACAGATTTTACTTAGTCACGAAATAGTTCTGAtgggttttaatataataggaCTTGAAtacgaaatttgaaaaaaaaaaaaattgtgaatatattattttattttagtaattcaCACATGCTTAGACTATAATAGACATGCTTTGGCAGAAAAAACGATAGTTCCCATTTCATACGTAGGTactcaaaataatttctaaggACATGAAAACTTCGGAACAACGCAATGACCAAGCAATAGAATACAGGAGTccattaatatacatttttctttcagTTTCGCTTTGCCTCGACACAGGACAAATTATTTATCGTAGTCGGAAtactattttcaattatttccgGTTGTATGACACCTTTAAACACATTGCTTATATCCTCACTTCTACAAAGTATGGTGGAGTTTGGGATTTCTGTAATAGCTGGAGACCCACAAGGGGACGTGTTTCTTCAGGCTGTTCAAGACTTTGCGATCAATAATGCTGTGGTTGGAATCATTCTGGTTCTAACGTCTTATGGAGCTACAGTTCTAATGAATTTTTCTGCTTATAATCAGGTCattattttacgtttaaatatcttaagcttaactatataatatttatagtatatggTCATAATACAGAGAAGaagagaaatatacattgaatgtacatatttcttttttgacgttcatatgtgtacattatacctacatataatgatttttgaatttgaataaatcaaGTGAAGACTAAACGTGGATGAAAACTTGtgattaaaacattttgaatataaaaattttaaacatttttttagagaaacaataatatatggGTTGGCAGGGTTTACGATCATTATAAATCTTGGTATTTTAGGTTTATAAAATACGCCAAGAATACCTGAAGGCAGCCTTAAATCAGGATTTCGAATATTTTGACACGCATCAAACCGGAGATTTTGCCTCGAAAATGACTGAGTGAGTATAAATGTTGCTTTAGGTGGGTTATTCatggtaaatttatatttccattAGTTATTGTGTATAtagttagtatttttatttagttagtaAATTGCGGAAATGGCTGGAAAGACCTGGACGAGATTAATGATTGAAAACTTAACAGCGATTATGTATTTGCAGTGACgttgtaaaattagaagaagGAATCGGTGAGAAACTTGGTACCTTCATCTACTACCAGGCTGCGTTCGTTAGCTCAATAATAATGGCTCTAACGAAGGGCTGGAAATTGGCACTTCTCTGTCTCGTCACTTTTCCTGTTACACTCTTTCTCGTGGGAATGGCTGGTCTTGTAAGTTGACTCTACAAGAGTAAAACACCtgcatatatgtaattatagaaCTCaacataatttcataattattatataatacatagatTGCGTCCAGGCTGTCAAAGAAGGAGGCCGCGGCTTCAAGTAAAGCTGGTTCAATAGCAGAGGAGGTCCTGTCAGCAATACGTACAGTGTACGCTTTCAGTGGACAACATAAAGAGTTGGAAAGATACGAAACACACACTAATGACGcgagaaaaattaatatcaagaaaggtgaaaatgaatatttgttttaactacCAACTACTATCTGGTGCtggtaaattgattttttggtTAGGCTGATGCAATTACTCTGCATCTCCTACCgtatttaccatggagagtgttcagaggaaaTGTTcagattaatacctgcagttgagtttcatcatcggacgtcgaggcagaattcGAAATttcatccgtatcacctcgacgtccgccgttccgcctattagatttaaaaatgatcatgaaacagattcagaaatctgaggccaagacctatacaggttgtagcgccactgatttattttttaggtactcttaacattatattttaccatTCATACTATTCATATTATTCTTTACCAGGATTTTTCAACGGTCTGGCTATGGGCACACTTTTCTTCTGTATTTTCTGTTCATATGCACTGTCGTTCTGGTTCGGGAACGAGTTCATACAGAACGAGCCAGAAAACTACGATGTGGACACGATGATTGCTGTAAGTCAGATTGACATGATTTATCGCgtcatattattacatttagggtctgtttcacaatgtccggataagttccgaataagctatttattacatatttgtaggataaacagtatttttgcatttcacgactgtcagatagcgctatttgtcatgaaatgccaagcatcttattcggaacttttatctttcgaataatttatgtgttgcatagctatttggcactttatccatacattgtgaaacaggcccttaatcaaagcaattattatttattttttatgaaatataaacataaaatactttttacctCATATACCAGGTATTTTTCGGTGTGATGATGGGATCATCAAACTTCGGTATCTCGTCCACTTTAATGGAAGTATTCGGAGTGGCAAAGGGAGCTGGTGCTCAAATCTTCAACTTAATTGACAATGTACCAACAATTGATCCGATGAGGAATCGTGGTGCTGTACCCAGTTCTATAGAAGGAAATATAGAACTCAAGAATGTAGTTTTTCATTATCCTTCCCGACCGGATGTACCGGTAAGATTCATTGTGAAGCatcactatttattaatattttattgtaagtttattttatgtttatagatTATTGCACATAAGCACAATAGAACTGATTACCCAATGAAAGcaaaagattattataaacaaaaaattttaacatttttaggCTTATTAGACAatcttatatgtatgtattgtaaGGGCAGAGTTTTGATCATTGCGGCACGATGCAGGcatatatcttaattaaaaaccgATCCAAGTACCATAAGCACCGACTTCGCTAGACGCAATATGCAAGcagactatatttataataaattaaataggctgcttaaTATCTACCCGCTCACCGTCTACAACCTAGAAACGCGACTAAAGGACTGGCTTATGACCATGCCCTATGCAGTGTTAGAGCTGCTTCTGAGACCTAATATGTAATTGCACACTTCATTTTCACTCACtgactcactcattcactcactcacacatttgcacccacacacttactcatgcactcGATGCAGGCGATAacggttgaaaaaaaaataaggttaaataatataattattttaaggagttaataattaagtttgtttatggtaGTGCCTTGAGATCTCCCCTAACCATGTTTcgtgttattaaaaaagtaatgtttGTAGGTATTAAATGGAATAAACATAACTGTGAAGCGTGGACAGTCTGTTGCGCTGGTTGGCCACTCTGGATGCGGGAAGTCAACTATTATTCAACTTATATCCAGATATTATGATACTATTGATGGCAGTGTGAGTACAAACGTCtactttattgtaattttaatgatagGTGGCTGAGCCACTTTATCCTTTAGTTTTGCCGGTTTTTCTTAGTTATGTCAAAATACCCACCTATCTGttctctatatttttaattgtgaattGGAATAGAACACGTGTATGCGTGTTTAATTAAGAATGTGTGTGTTTGTCACAAATTTCTTGGAAACTTTGAGTAATGGAGTGATCATAAACCACGCTTTTCTAGGCAAGTAGAGAAAATAATTTGACcgtgttaaataatattgaaatcgatttactttgtcaaaattattaatttatgacgtgtggtataatttattaacataaccgAAATTTCTTCAAATTTACTACGgagttaatacatttttatatatgacttAGCTTCTTAGAAATATCTAAGTTTAACAGAGTGCATTTCCCTTTTTTAATCACATAAATACACTAAGTACAAGTTTTCGTTTCAAACACATCGAAATGGGTTTAgtatctaattaataatataagttgtaattaaatgtgaataattaactttttttgtaaaaggTTTCAATATCGTCTtggcattttataaaaaaacatgtcgCCCAACGTGGGGCTCGAACCCACGACCCTGAGATTAAGAGTCTCATGCTCTACCGACTGAGCTAGCCGGGCAGTTgcataaactttaaaatttaagataagGATGGTGTGGATTCCATATATCTACATTTTTTACTCCAATTGTATGCTTTAACGTTAAACTTTACACGATTTTGTTTTCTAATATGAGCTTACAttactacaatttttttttggagtgGTTTCCCGTTTATTTTACATGCAGCTAAAAAACGAAAAGACTACCTTTACTTAACGTATTTACAATTCATCAGGTTCACATAGATGGAAACGATGTTCGTGACCTGTCCATCCGTTGGCTGCGAGAACAGATTGGTTTAGTTGGCCAGGAACCAGTTCTCTTTAATACCACTGTACGAGACAACATTCGCTATGGTCGTGAGGATGCCACTAACCAGGCTGTTGAGGAGGCGGCCAGACAAGCCAATGCACACCAGTTCATAATGAAATTACCTTCGGTAAGattcaaaattgtaatacaatatacctagttactaaaattacatgtGTCTGTATTGGCCcctttaaaatgaaaacatacaCTTTATGTTGCCTTGATAAAACCAAACATAaaccaaaatataattacat
Coding sequences:
- the LOC111000308 gene encoding uncharacterized protein LOC111000308, whose translation is MILKHRLPCVEEIKKSFGILNPFLRIFSLNCDVFKHKKYTVLSFVRFILPALILGSIDASTLYFKILYTYNDVVVSIRYTDAVQVIFDFFQYIVDLYIVYRCSNSLEEYYKIYEKLDEVLGTKYCGVLYCKVWKIVVIYGFIWTISCAGDYWAWLDSSGWKTASAFSISYIFVLIKIITSLDMTVHLMHIDSRLRAIGDAADSLRKKMKCSYRERIGKDASPIKIISAGTTNCNVEGVKCLGRCYVWVIELAEFVNQAFGTRLLLNTLSVLIDIIRFTNIAARILLGSQHLHKNATGIFPVVSTLMRLFTCVVMVVSLAKHCELVYGQRERIINIIDRALVFNEPSDDLKSALNEIRVLIQYRPVEFCMSNLVRIDYSLLGSMASIVVTYTIILLQNVN